The following are encoded in a window of Haliotis asinina isolate JCU_RB_2024 chromosome 14, JCU_Hal_asi_v2, whole genome shotgun sequence genomic DNA:
- the LOC137262183 gene encoding sulfotransferase 1E1-like, with protein MDGAKSKVGEFTISGKKFDMDFSEQHLVKVKDRSGNSLKYHLFQGVHYAPMFKISLLQQIKGFKMRPDDIYLCGYPRTGTHWTFEMTSMLLNGKADTMQRYKDHLELSPPDDLAKLASPRIINSHVKMSRSPDDVTALKCKVIHTLRDPKDVVSSLYKVYYNRPLTAGTYTGSFEDFLHLFLDETVDSNGMFEHLRDAEKYFSQHPEIPVHFQIYEDTIKDPVRAVQSLSDFLGLRRDDHLCRAIAEKCNFSTMKNDKEDVSIKLDGENFLYRKGTVGDWKNWFNEQMLEDYYRVYEEKMAGSRFYDTYARSKY; from the exons ATGGATGGAGCGAAGAGTAAAGTGGGTGAATTCACA ATTTCTGGAAAGAAGTTTGACATGGATTTCAGTGAACAACACCTCGTGAAAGTAAAAGATCGAAGCGGAAACTCTTTAAAATATCACCTATTCCAAGGGGTGCATTACGCACCCATGTTCAAGATCTCTCTGCTTCAACAAATCAAAGGTTTCAAAATGAGACCCGATGACATATACCTTTGTGGATATCCTCGCACAG GCACACACTGGACATTCGAAATGACGAGTATGCTTCTTAATGGTAAAGCTGACACCATGCAAAGGTACAAGGACCatttggagttatctccccctgACGATCTAGCCAAACTGGCATCCCCGCGCATCATCAACTCTCACGTGAAGATGTCCCGCTCTCCAGATGATGTCACAGCCCTGAAATGCAAGGTCATCCACACCCTGAGAGACCCGAAAGATGTTGTCAGCTCTCTCTACAAGGTCTATTATAACAGACCTCTGACTGCCGGAACATATACTGGCTCATTTGAGGATTTTCTTCACCTTTTCCTGGATGAAACTG TCGACAGTAATGGGATGTTTGAACACTTGAGAGATGCcgagaaatatttcagtcaacATCCCGAAATTCCGGTTCACTTCCAAATTTATGAAGACACCATCAAG GATCCCGTACGTGCTGTACAATCTCTGTCTGACTTTCTTGGACTTCGCAGAGATGACCATCTGTGCCGAGCCATTGCAGAGAAGTGCAACTTTTCCACAATGAAAAACGACAAAGAAGACGTCTCAATAAAACTGGATGGTGAAAACTTTCTGTACAGAAAAG GAACCGTTGGTGACTGGAAGAACTGGTTCAACGAGCAGATGCTGGAGGATTACTACAGAGTGTACGAAGAAAAGATGGCGGGGTCAAGGTTCTATGATACTTATGCACGGAGTAAATACTAG